In one window of Streptomyces roseofulvus DNA:
- the gyrA gene encoding DNA gyrase subunit A yields MADENPPVTTEEEEPVLRIEPVGLETEMQRSYLDYAMSVIVSRALPDVRDGLKPVHRRVLYAMYDGGYRPEKGFYKCARVVGDVMGTYHPHGDSSIYDALVRLAQPWSMRMPLVDSNGNFGSPGNDPAAAMRYTECKMAPLSMEMVRDIDEETVDFTDNYDGRNQEPTVLPARFPNLLVNGSAGIAVGMATNIPPHNLREVAEGAQWYLANPEAGHEELLDALIERIKGPDFPTGALVVGRKGIEEAYRTGRGSITMRAVVEVEEIQNRQCLVVTELPYQVNPDNLAQKIADLVKDGKIGGIADVRDETSSRTGQRLVIVLKRDAVAKVVLNNLYKHTDLQTNFGANMLALVDGVPRTLSLDAFIRHWVTHQIEVIVRRTKFRLRKAEERAHILRGLLKALDAIDEVIALIRRSETVEVAREGLMGLLQIDEIQANAILEMQLRRLAALERQKIIAEHDELQAKINEYNAILASPEKQRAIVSEELAAIVDKFGDDRRSKLVPFDGDMSIEDLIAEEDIVVTITRGGYVKRTKTEDYRSQKRGGKGVRGTKLKQDDIVDHFFVSTTHHWLLFFTNKGRVYRAKAYELPDAGRDARGQHVANLLAFQPDEQIAQILAIRDYEAAPYLVLATRSGLVKKTALKDYDSPRSGGVIAINLREREDGSDDELIGAELASAEDDLLLISKKAQSIRFTATDDALRPMGRATSGVKGMSFREDDELLSMNVVRPGTFVFTATDGGYAKRTPVDEYRVQGRGGLGIKAAKIVEDRGSLVGALVVEETDEILAITLSGGVIRTRVNEVRETGRDTMGVQLINLGKRDAVVGIARNAEAGSEDEEVDDAEGALEASEAEASVEGTEPAAGDHEE; encoded by the coding sequence ATGGCCGACGAGAACCCCCCCGTGACCACCGAAGAAGAAGAGCCGGTGCTGCGCATCGAGCCCGTCGGGCTCGAGACCGAGATGCAGCGCTCGTACCTCGACTACGCGATGTCCGTCATCGTGTCCCGCGCGCTGCCCGACGTCCGGGACGGCCTCAAGCCCGTCCACCGGCGCGTGCTGTACGCGATGTACGACGGCGGCTACCGGCCCGAGAAGGGCTTCTACAAGTGCGCCCGCGTCGTCGGCGACGTCATGGGCACGTACCACCCGCACGGCGACTCCTCCATCTACGACGCGCTGGTCCGCCTGGCCCAGCCGTGGTCGATGCGGATGCCGCTCGTCGACTCCAACGGCAACTTCGGCTCCCCGGGCAACGACCCGGCCGCCGCCATGCGCTACACCGAGTGCAAGATGGCGCCGCTGTCGATGGAGATGGTCCGCGACATCGACGAGGAGACCGTCGACTTCACGGACAACTACGACGGCCGCAACCAGGAGCCGACGGTCCTCCCGGCCCGTTTCCCGAACCTCCTGGTCAACGGCTCCGCCGGTATCGCGGTCGGCATGGCCACCAACATCCCGCCGCACAACCTCCGCGAGGTCGCCGAGGGCGCCCAGTGGTACCTGGCGAACCCCGAGGCCGGCCACGAGGAGCTCCTCGACGCGCTCATCGAGCGGATCAAGGGCCCCGACTTCCCGACCGGCGCGCTCGTCGTCGGCCGCAAGGGCATCGAGGAGGCGTACCGCACCGGCCGCGGCTCCATCACCATGCGCGCGGTCGTCGAGGTCGAGGAGATCCAGAACCGCCAGTGCCTGGTGGTCACCGAGCTGCCCTACCAGGTCAACCCGGACAACCTCGCGCAGAAGATCGCCGACCTGGTGAAGGACGGCAAGATCGGCGGCATCGCCGACGTCCGCGACGAGACCTCGTCCCGGACCGGCCAGCGCCTGGTCATCGTCCTCAAGCGGGACGCGGTCGCCAAGGTCGTCCTCAACAACCTGTACAAGCACACCGACCTCCAGACGAACTTCGGCGCCAACATGCTGGCGCTCGTCGACGGCGTGCCGCGCACCCTCTCCCTGGACGCGTTCATCCGCCACTGGGTGACGCACCAGATCGAGGTCATCGTGCGCCGGACGAAGTTCCGGCTGCGCAAGGCCGAGGAGCGCGCCCACATCCTGCGCGGCCTCCTCAAGGCGCTCGACGCGATCGACGAGGTCATCGCCCTCATCCGCCGCAGCGAGACGGTCGAGGTCGCCCGCGAGGGCCTGATGGGCCTCCTCCAGATCGACGAGATCCAGGCCAACGCGATTCTGGAGATGCAGCTCCGCCGGCTCGCCGCCCTGGAGCGCCAGAAGATCATCGCGGAGCACGACGAGCTGCAGGCGAAGATCAACGAGTACAACGCGATCCTCGCCTCGCCCGAGAAGCAGCGGGCCATCGTCAGCGAGGAGCTCGCCGCGATCGTCGACAAGTTCGGCGACGACCGCCGCTCCAAGCTGGTGCCCTTCGACGGCGACATGTCCATCGAGGACCTGATCGCCGAGGAGGACATCGTCGTCACGATCACGCGTGGCGGCTATGTGAAGCGGACGAAGACCGAGGACTACCGCTCGCAGAAGCGCGGCGGCAAGGGCGTGCGCGGGACGAAGCTGAAGCAGGACGACATCGTCGACCACTTCTTCGTCTCCACCACCCACCACTGGCTGCTCTTCTTCACCAACAAGGGCCGGGTCTACCGGGCCAAGGCGTACGAGCTGCCGGACGCCGGCCGGGACGCCCGCGGCCAGCACGTGGCCAACCTGCTGGCCTTCCAGCCGGACGAGCAGATCGCGCAGATCCTGGCGATCCGCGACTACGAGGCCGCGCCGTACCTGGTCCTCGCCACCCGCTCCGGCCTGGTGAAGAAGACCGCGCTGAAGGACTACGACTCGCCGCGCTCCGGCGGTGTCATCGCCATCAACCTGCGGGAGCGGGAGGACGGCAGCGACGACGAGCTGATCGGCGCCGAGCTGGCCTCCGCCGAGGACGACCTGCTGCTCATCTCGAAGAAGGCGCAGTCGATCCGCTTCACCGCCACGGACGACGCGCTGCGTCCGATGGGACGCGCCACTTCGGGTGTGAAGGGCATGAGTTTCCGCGAGGACGACGAACTGCTCTCGATGAATGTCGTCCGGCCCGGTACGTTCGTCTTCACCGCGACCGACGGCGGGTACGCGAAGCGCACCCCCGTCGACGAGTACCGCGTCCAGGGCCGCGGCGGCCTCGGTATCAAGGCCGCCAAGATCGTGGAGGACCGCGGCTCGCTCGTGGGCGCGCTGGTGGTCGAGGAGACCGACGAGATCCTCGCCATCACGCTGTCCGGCGGTGTGATTCGTACGCGAGTCAACGAAGTCAGGGAGACCGGCCGTGACACCATGGGCGTCCAGCTGATCAACCTGGGCAAGCGCGATGCCGTCGTCGGCATCGCACGGAACGCCGAGGCCGGCAGCGAGGACGAAGAGGTCGACGACGCCGAGGGTGCCCTGGAGGCATCCGAGGCCGAGGCATCGGTCGAGGGCACGGAGCCTGCGGCCGGGGATCACGAGGAGTAG
- the gyrB gene encoding DNA topoisomerase (ATP-hydrolyzing) subunit B, whose protein sequence is MLCQKGRFVADSGNPNENNQYTASNIQVLEGLDAVRKRPGMYIGSTGERGLHHMVQEVVDNSVDEALAGHADTIDVTILADGGVRVVDNGRGIPVGIVESEGKPAVEVVLTVLHAGGKFGGGGYAVSGGLHGVGVSVVNALSTKVSVEIKTDGYRWTQDYKMGAPTAPLAQHEETSETGTSVTFWSDPDIFETVEYSFETLSRRFQEMAFLNKGLTITLTDERESAKATVGADDPDAEAAAEPAARTVTYHYEGGIVDFVKYLNSRKGELINPTVIDIEAEDKERLLSAEIAMQWNSSYSEGVYSFANTIHTHEGGTHEEGFRAALTTLVNKYAREKKLLREKDDNLTGDDIREGLTAIISIKIGEPQFEGQTKTKLGNTEAKTFVQKVVHEHLTDWFDRNPNEAADIVRKGITAATARVAARKARDLTRRKGLLESASLPGKLSDCQSNDPTKCEIFIVEGDSAGGSAKSGRNPMYQAILPIRGKILNVEKARVDKILQNTEVQALISAFGTGVHEDFDIEKLRYHKIILMADADVDGQHINTLLLTFLFRFMRPLIEHGHVYLSRPPLYKIKWGRDDFEYAYSDRERDALVELGKQNGKRIREDSIQRFKGLGEMNAEELRVTTMDVEHRVLGQVTLDDAAQADDLFSVLMGEDVEARRSFIQRNAKDVRFLDI, encoded by the coding sequence GTGCTGTGCCAGAAAGGGCGCTTCGTGGCCGATTCCGGCAACCCCAACGAGAACAACCAGTACACCGCCAGCAACATCCAGGTCCTCGAGGGCCTGGATGCGGTGCGCAAGCGCCCCGGTATGTACATCGGCTCGACCGGCGAGCGCGGCCTGCACCACATGGTCCAGGAGGTCGTCGACAACTCGGTCGACGAGGCCCTGGCCGGCCACGCGGACACCATCGACGTGACGATCCTCGCCGACGGCGGCGTGCGCGTCGTCGACAACGGTCGCGGCATCCCCGTCGGCATCGTCGAGTCCGAGGGCAAGCCGGCCGTGGAGGTCGTGCTGACCGTCCTCCACGCGGGCGGCAAGTTCGGCGGCGGCGGCTACGCGGTCTCCGGCGGTCTGCACGGCGTCGGCGTCTCCGTCGTGAACGCGCTGTCCACGAAGGTCTCCGTCGAGATCAAGACGGACGGCTACCGCTGGACGCAGGACTACAAGATGGGTGCCCCCACCGCGCCCCTCGCCCAGCACGAGGAGACCTCCGAGACCGGCACCTCGGTCACGTTCTGGTCCGACCCGGACATCTTCGAGACGGTCGAGTACTCCTTCGAGACGCTCTCCCGCCGCTTCCAGGAGATGGCCTTCCTCAACAAGGGCCTGACGATCACGCTCACCGACGAGCGCGAGTCCGCCAAGGCCACGGTCGGCGCCGACGACCCCGACGCCGAGGCGGCCGCCGAGCCGGCCGCGCGCACGGTGACGTACCACTACGAGGGCGGCATCGTCGACTTCGTGAAGTACCTCAACTCGCGCAAGGGCGAGCTGATCAACCCGACCGTCATCGACATCGAGGCCGAGGACAAGGAGCGCCTGCTCTCCGCCGAGATCGCGATGCAGTGGAACTCGTCGTACAGCGAGGGCGTGTACTCCTTCGCCAACACGATCCACACCCACGAGGGCGGTACCCACGAGGAGGGCTTCCGCGCCGCGCTGACGACGCTCGTCAACAAGTACGCGCGCGAGAAGAAGCTGCTCCGCGAGAAGGACGACAACCTCACGGGCGACGACATCCGCGAGGGTCTGACCGCGATCATCTCGATCAAGATCGGCGAGCCGCAGTTCGAGGGCCAGACCAAGACCAAGCTCGGCAACACCGAGGCGAAGACCTTCGTGCAGAAGGTCGTCCACGAGCACCTGACGGACTGGTTCGACCGGAACCCGAACGAGGCCGCGGACATCGTCCGCAAGGGCATCACCGCCGCCACCGCGCGCGTGGCCGCCCGCAAGGCCCGCGACCTCACCCGCCGCAAGGGCCTCCTCGAGTCGGCCTCCCTCCCGGGCAAGCTCTCCGACTGCCAGTCGAACGACCCCACCAAGTGCGAGATCTTCATCGTCGAGGGTGACTCCGCCGGCGGCTCCGCCAAGTCCGGCCGGAACCCGATGTACCAGGCCATCCTGCCGATCCGGGGCAAGATCCTGAACGTCGAGAAGGCCCGCGTCGACAAGATCCTCCAGAACACCGAGGTCCAGGCGCTGATCTCGGCCTTCGGCACCGGGGTCCACGAGGACTTCGACATCGAGAAGCTCCGCTATCACAAGATCATCCTGATGGCGGACGCCGACGTCGACGGCCAGCACATCAACACCCTGCTGCTCACCTTCCTCTTCCGCTTCATGCGGCCGCTGATCGAGCACGGGCACGTGTACCTCTCCCGCCCGCCGCTCTACAAGATCAAGTGGGGCCGGGACGACTTCGAGTACGCGTACTCGGACCGCGAGCGCGACGCGCTGGTCGAGCTGGGCAAGCAGAACGGCAAGCGGATCCGCGAGGACTCGATCCAGCGCTTCAAGGGTCTCGGCGAGATGAACGCCGAGGAGCTGCGCGTCACCACCATGGACGTCGAGCATCGCGTGCTCGGCCAGGTCACCCTGGACGACGCCGCCCAGGCCGACGACCTGTTCTCGGTGCTGATGGGCGAGGACGTCGAGGCACGGCGCTCCTTCATCCAGCGCAACGCCAAGGACGTTCGCTTCCTCGACATCTGA
- a CDS encoding DUF721 domain-containing protein — MSGAEETSPQAVDKPAAPEPSGVDLARVALRAAKEQARARGAAAQQKKQARRGGGLRSGARADGRDPMALGAAINRLLAERGWETPAAVGGVMGRWPQIVGEDLAKHCVPVRYEEEPDARVLTVQCDSTAWATQLRLLAPTLVARLNEDLGHGTVRLIKVLGPGAGARRFGPLRAPGSVGPGDTYG; from the coding sequence ATGAGCGGCGCCGAGGAGACTTCCCCACAGGCTGTGGACAAGCCCGCGGCCCCCGAGCCCTCGGGTGTGGACCTCGCCCGGGTCGCGCTGCGCGCCGCGAAGGAGCAGGCACGCGCGCGTGGGGCGGCCGCGCAGCAGAAGAAGCAGGCCCGGCGCGGCGGCGGCCTGCGCTCCGGCGCGCGTGCCGACGGGCGGGACCCGATGGCGCTCGGCGCCGCGATCAACCGGCTGCTCGCCGAGCGGGGCTGGGAGACGCCGGCGGCCGTCGGCGGCGTCATGGGCCGCTGGCCGCAGATCGTCGGCGAGGACCTGGCCAAGCACTGCGTACCGGTGAGGTACGAGGAGGAGCCGGACGCGCGCGTGCTGACGGTGCAGTGCGACTCGACGGCGTGGGCGACGCAGCTGCGGTTGCTGGCGCCGACGCTGGTCGCGCGGCTCAACGAGGACCTCGGGCACGGGACCGTGCGGCTGATCAAGGTGCTGGGGCCCGGGGCGGGTGCGCGGCGGTTCGGGCCGTTGCGGGCGCCGGGGTCCGTGGGGCCCGGGGACACGTACGGGTAG